The following DNA comes from Lonchura striata isolate bLonStr1 chromosome 4, bLonStr1.mat, whole genome shotgun sequence.
CCCACACAGATTCACCATAAATATTAACCACACTGCACTGAATTGATGGAGTTTGGCATTTAATAATATACACAAAGTATAGAGTTAAGCAGCATGAAATCCAGACATAAAGATATCCAACCAGTAAGctaaaaaaattacacatttaaaaataagttataATCACATAGAAGTTCAAAGTGTGTCATCAAAATAGTTTTAAGACTACTGTTACTGAATTTAAACAAATATACTAACCACCATCGATATGTACAGTGCTTGAAAGCAAGCACAGCTGATCCCATCAAAATATAAAAGACTGGAAGTTACCATACTATAAAAGCCTATTTAGTTCCACTGGTATATTAGGAAGCTATATAAAAAATTGATAAATGGGCTaacaatgaaaatgaaagcacaAGTATGAAAGCATCAGCACTCTGAATTGAAATGCCTATCATTATAAATTATAAGGCAAACTCAGAAGTAcaaaagataaattttaaattcttgttCACTGACAAGCCACGATAAATATAGACTGGCTTCAATGGAGAAGACAGGCCATAAGTTAAATTAAGAGATATTAGAATGGTCTTAAAACAGATGGTCTTGGTAGTTAAAACAGATTCTGATACATATTCCAACACATTTCTAATAAAGTCTTcttagaaacaaaaccaagtcTTCTTAGAAGAACTGTAAGGGAAACAAGAATGGAATATCTGCTGCCTTTGAGAACTCTCCTCTTCACTATGAGCACATTACATCTTGTTCCAAGTGTCAGCCTTGACAGTTTATTCCATAAATTCATAGACAGTTTACAttgacattttcctttcttatgAGTATGTTGCTCTTTAGACATTAAGAACTGCACTGGTTCTGAAGACCACTGGCTTTAACCTGAGACTGCTGCTCAATCTTTTCTACCATCTCTTTCAACTGCTCTTCATCATTGAAAAAATACACATACAAGTCTCTTTCCATCTGAAGCAGCCTATTGGACTCTAAAAGGCTTCTCTTCGACTTCAGGTCAGCAACCAGATCCTTAAGGAGACGATTTAGTTCACCTAAATCCACTTCCAGTTGGTGAAACTGCTCACTAAGTtcctaagaaaataataaaagacaaaaaattctTACTTTTCTATTGTTAATATACTAGCTGAACTAGAAACATGaaaggtttttttgctttgggaAGCCATTTGTTTGTAATCAAAACataatcacaaaaaaacccagaaaacaaagTTAAGGGATTCCATTCAATGTATGTCATTTTTGAGCTCCATGTAACAGAACTCATATTGTATTATGCAAATATGATTTAATTTACTTCTTGACCAGATGAGTTAAGACCATAAGAATCTGAACCTGACCTAGAGACATGAGTGAATTACATTTTCTATTACAAGTCTTCATTGCTAGTCAAATCTTAAAAgggaacaaacaaacagaaaaaaagcacaacaaAAAGCCAAATCAATTTTACAATTAAATCATTAAATTACAGCTACAACTTTCCCAGATAGCATTCTTGTGATAGCTCAGTATAAGCAGACTAATCATCTACTTGCACATTATTTCCTTATTAAAGGAATTACTTTTCTTGAGAAACAGTACCAGTAGAATGAGATGTCATATTTTAAGAAGTAACTCAAATCAATAGGAAggtatttgattttaaaaatgcaatctCTAAATGTACTGTTCCAATTACAgtctcatttttaaataaaaactgtgCTATATGCTGTAAATTCATTTGACAGATGActgctaaatatatttttatgtaattaaCCAAGAAAGTATTATGTAACAGATTTCCCTTGATGCATTTTTGAGGTATCTACAAAGATTTAAAAACCATAACAAGGTGCATTTAACAAACCCTGTTCCCATTTAAAAGATGTTCTAAACATAATATCTGAGAGCGGTGTAGCAGGATTGTCCTACTACAGCTGTACTTCAAAAttctggtatttttattttgtccaaATGACACATCCGTGGCCAGGCTTTTAAGGGGCCAAACCACACTATTGGGGTCTTAGAGGTAGTAGGGGAGAAAGCCCATATGAAATGAAAAGCAACTTAAATGAATTTTCCAGTGACACCCTACCCAGACAAAGGATCTCCCACACCACAAGCCTACAGGAATGCAGGACTGCACATGCCTTTGAAAGAAATTGACTTAGATGCAAGAGTTTGCTCAGAAACCAAAAAATTATTACCTgccagaatttaaaaaaaatagagcacTAGCCAAGAACAATGTACCTGTTCagcatccatcatccatcatcatTATGTTAATAAATTTGTTGCTAATTAGTGGGGACATTTGCATGCCTTCACACTATACTTTATCAGTAAAAGAACATGACACACAATGcagtaatttaaataaaatcatgAAGGGCTCACCGGACTCCGGAGCTGTATCTGATTTGTTCCATCATAGAGAGCACCACGAAGGGCATCCACATCCCCTTCTAGGCTGGACAAAAGGAGAGACTGCTCCTGAGCAGATGCTGCCAGCTGATCTTCTACTCTAGCACAGTCCTGCTTTAACTTCTGAGCCATCTGCTCCAGGCTTTTGTATGTTTTAAACAATTGTTGTTTTTTACTTCCTCCTTCCAGAAGCTGATACAGCCTGTAACAAGTGAAGTTAgacacacaaatattttaactttccTAAGCACTCTATCATCATTAGTTAAGAGAACATGTCTGTGTTGAGAAGTCAGAGGATGAGTAAGGTAAGTTCTGTTGAGGGCACTTTTACAAAACTGCTATATCTCCCACTGATTTCAGGATTCCATCTATATATAGTACTGATTAACAGGaatccaaaatatttcaatgtcCAATTAGCAGCAAGGAAATATTGAATTAACAGTAAGTACATCATGAATGCAAACAGAAACTGACAGTGTGGTTTTGCCAACTATCTCCTGATACTTCAAGAGCTGCAAAGTAACATGGATTTTAAGTGCTGAATGAAAGCAAACTTCAATGGCCAATGAGAAATAAGAACAAGCTTCATAACATTTTCAAGCTTACTGAAGTATTTCCTGTTTTCTATCTGTCTATGAAGAGACTGCTGAGAAATTCTCCAATGAGTTATATGTCATGCAAAAGATAGCTTTACACACTATAACGAAGTGTACCCTTACACTGCATCAGGAATGGGCCCAATATGATTACAGACAACATTACATAGTCCAAATGTTACTACCACCTCTGCATAACAAAAATCTTCAGGAGCTAAtataaaaccagactggcttTATTAAGAGAATAGGCTGTATTTCAAAAGTAACTGAATGTCTTTCAAGTGTCTTCTGTTTACAAACCCTATAAAGTTTTAAATTCTTTCAACTTGCCTTCCcttaatcaaaaaaaaaaaaaaagtagccaGAAACATTCAGTGATTTGTAGACTTTATAATAAACCTGAACAAAAATGTAACAAGCTGACACAAACACACAATAGGAGTAAAATTAATGCTGCCTAATTCTTCCAGTTATTCACTGTGCCCAACCATACTCAGCTATCACTTatcaattattaaaaaaaaacaaacacttaaAGCACCATTCTATAGAAGGAGGTAAAGTCTTACAGTAACACACCTATAATTATACAATTTATCTCATCAAAAGGTTTAGTCTTGATGGATGAGCAGCACAGTACACATCCTTAACTGTATCTATCACCTGAACTTTAAGGAGACCTAACTATTTAGATGGTGAAAAACCAGGCTCCTACATGGGTGCCAGGACACTCAAACCAGATGGCAAATGAAGCAGTAAAAAGGAGCTACACACATTTCATAGTCCAAAGGAGTCATTCCTCTCTCCTACCACACGGGGGGTTTTTGTGTGCCCAGCCGATGAGGCCGTGCACACAGCCCGGGAAATCACCGCTATTAACATCTACATGTCTAGAGCATCAGGAGGTGCTAGATAAGAAAGGCTTGGGTTTGAACATTCTTCATGTTATGGATATTAATTAGGAATGCTTCAGCAATATTAAAAAGACTGATAATTGAACAGTTTTTCCTCAGGCAAACCTGAAAAGAAGTTCAAAGGACATGGAAGAAACAAGTTTCACATCTTGAAAGCTTCAGTTCTTGAAAATTCAAAATTCTAATTAGCTACAGCAAGTACATAAGAACTTGGCAGCAGGCAAGGCTTACCTTGCCTGAGCCTTCATCTCCCCAGTATTATTTCAAAGAATATATTTCAAAGAAAGTCCAAGTCCAACAGTGACTATAATACTTACCTGCAAGATAAACCATCCTCTGAACTAATAGTGCTCCTTGGCTTTTCTTGTTCTGTTCGTTCAGCTATCAACTGTAGTCTTTGCTGTAACTCATCAGTGCTTTTTTCCAGAGATTCTACCAAATTCTCAAGCTGGCAGCTGATCTCCTGGTGTTTCTTCAGCTCCATTTCACAGGCCAGCTGAATAAGTTCAAACGATGTTTTCTGTCTTATCAAATGCCTGCCTATTTTATCTTGAATCGCAGCATAACAGTCCTGCCGAGCAATTAGGTGATCTAAGTATTCTTTCACCACTGGTGCAGTCAAAAGTTGTGCTTTCTTCTTAAGAAGGGGAAGCAGCTCTTCGTTGTTTATCCGAGCTATGTCTTGTTTAATTGCTGAAATTTCAGCACTTAAACTAGATATTTTAGCATCAATGTTCTCCTGTTGTCCAATATCCtgcataaaacaaaatatttgtgaattTCTTCATGGTTCCTGCCAAACTACCTCCCAAACATTTCTTCAGTTCATATAAGACTCATTTACTTATGCTATATTTAGCtacaaaattaaatgaaaactcAACAAATAGTTTTACAGAATTTtacaaaataatgcaaatacAGATGAACAAACTagataataaatatatttcagcaAAAAGTAATTCCCTGCCAAGGTCAGGAAACAGTTTATtgggttaaaaataaaagagctgCATTTTACCTACCACCTATTTCAAGCATGCCTAACTGAAATCTCACAAGCaaacaaatttttttctattcagtCAGATATCAAATCAATCTTTTTCAAATTACCCTAATCAATTAAGTCCTGTATACTAGTCATCcataaatgaaaatatacaaactgacatgatgCCTCAAGTTATTCCACGACTGGCATATGCAAATACCTTTCCTTTCATTATGATTTCTTCACAAATTC
Coding sequences within:
- the HAUS3 gene encoding HAUS augmin-like complex subunit 3 isoform X2, which codes for MFESSEDNSFLEWFCRNINGQHVVSEEELQDFDNLLQCGKPVLEGNALDEVLKTLEPMGSTNSSQEEDREEVEKLEDELQDLEKLKNLQIHRHNKLQLFVATNSHLLQTFQSREEEALKDWKEGLEVFTAANNKLDNELQSLIAAVKEFASFFTASDSEQGSDTHPVFFSLLSLDKYLSVEEQNTAALTSHIKKLLYEGMSKCTENSHEGSFQLEDLIKQVPFDEPNDFCEERQEIARLQAAYICGQNQLIQLQAEEEGMNSAIQCAESLLQSLDTDIGQQENIDAKISSLSAEISAIKQDIARINNEELLPLLKKKAQLLTAPVVKEYLDHLIARQDCYAAIQDKIGRHLIRQKTSFELIQLACEMELKKHQEISCQLENLVESLEKSTDELQQRLQLIAERTEQEKPRSTISSEDGLSCRLYQLLEGGSKKQQLFKTYKSLEQMAQKLKQDCARVEDQLAASAQEQSLLLSSLEGDVDALRGALYDGTNQIQLRSPELSEQFHQLEVDLGELNRLLKDLVADLKSKRSLLESNRLLQMERDLYVYFFNDEEQLKEMVEKIEQQSQVKASGLQNQCSS
- the HAUS3 gene encoding HAUS augmin-like complex subunit 3 isoform X1, yielding MSCGKDFVDTLKKIGYPKADELNGEDFDWMFESSEDNSFLEWFCRNINGQHVVSEEELQDFDNLLQCGKPVLEGNALDEVLKTLEPMGSTNSSQEEDREEVEKLEDELQDLEKLKNLQIHRHNKLQLFVATNSHLLQTFQSREEEALKDWKEGLEVFTAANNKLDNELQSLIAAVKEFASFFTASDSEQGSDTHPVFFSLLSLDKYLSVEEQNTAALTSHIKKLLYEGMSKCTENSHEGSFQLEDLIKQVPFDEPNDFCEERQEIARLQAAYICGQNQLIQLQAEEEGMNSAIQCAESLLQSLDTDIGQQENIDAKISSLSAEISAIKQDIARINNEELLPLLKKKAQLLTAPVVKEYLDHLIARQDCYAAIQDKIGRHLIRQKTSFELIQLACEMELKKHQEISCQLENLVESLEKSTDELQQRLQLIAERTEQEKPRSTISSEDGLSCRLYQLLEGGSKKQQLFKTYKSLEQMAQKLKQDCARVEDQLAASAQEQSLLLSSLEGDVDALRGALYDGTNQIQLRSPELSEQFHQLEVDLGELNRLLKDLVADLKSKRSLLESNRLLQMERDLYVYFFNDEEQLKEMVEKIEQQSQVKASGLQNQCSS